The Amycolatopsis sp. NBC_01480 genome segment CCCCCACGAGGCGAGGAGCCGGAACAGCGCGACCTCGATCGCGAACAACGCGGGCTGGGTGTAGCCGGTCTGGTTGATCAACCGGGGCTTGCCGTCAATCACTGTCTTGAGTGGACGGTCGAGGTGCGGGTCCAGCTCGGCGCAGACCTCGTCCAGCGCCTCGGCGAACACCGGGAACGCGGCGGCCAGCTCGGCCCCCATGCCGGGCCGCTGGGCGCCCTGCCCGGAGAACAGGAACGCGGTCTGCCCTTCGACCTGGGTGCCGGTCACCAGGCCCGGCGCGGTCTCGCCCGCCGCGAGCGCGGCGACGGCGGCCTTCGGGTCGTCGGACAGCACCACTGCGCGGTGCGAAAGCGGCGAACGGGAGGTGGCGAGGGAGAAGCCCAGGTCCAGCGGCGACTGCGCCAGCGCTGACATCTTAGATGCCAGTCCGGTCGCCGCTGACATGTTAGATGCCACTTCGGCGGCTGACATCTTAGATGCCAACCGGCCGGCCTGGGCCTTCAGCGCGGCGGACCCATGGCCGGAGAACGGCATCGGCACGGGCAGGTCCGCGGGCCAGCTCGGTGCGGTGGGCTCGACAGTTCCGGTCTCCGTGGCGTCGGGCGAGGGGGCCTCTTCGACGATCACGTGCGCGTTGGTCCCGCTCACGCCGAACGACGAGATCCCGGCCCGGCGGGGACGGCCGTCCGCCGTCCACTCGCGCGAGGAGCGCAGCAGCTCGACATTGCCCGAAGCCCAGTCGACCTCGGTGGACGGCTCGGTGACATGCAGCGTTTCGGGCAGCAGCCCGTGGCGCAGGGCCATCACCATCTTGATCACGCCGCCGACGCCGGCCGCGGCCTGGGCGTGGCCGATGTTGGACTTGATCGAGCCCAGCCACAGCGGGGCGCCCGGGCGGTCCTGGCCGTAGGTCGCGAGCACGGCCTGGGCCTCGATCGGGTCGCCCAGGGTGGTGCCGGTGCCGTGGCCCTCGACCGCGTCCACATCGGACGCCGAGAGCTGCGCGTTCGCCAGCGCCTGCCGGATCACGCGCTGCTGCGAGGGCCCGTTCGGCGCGGTCAGGCCGTTGGACGCGCCGTCGGAGTTCACCGCGGAGCCGCGGACGACCGCGAGGACCGGGTGGCCGTTGCGGCGGGCGTCGGAAAGCCGTTCGAGCAGCAGGGTGCCCGCGCCCTCGGCCCAGCCGGTGCCGTCGGCGCTGTCGGAGAAGGCCTTGCACCGGCCGTCGGCGGCCAGGCCGCGCTGGCGGCTGAACGCCAGGAACGGGCCGGGGCGCGACATCACCATGACGCCGCCGGCCAGCGCCAGCGAGCAGTCCCGCTGCCGCAGCGACTGCACGGCCAGGTGCAGCGCGACCAGCGACGAAGAGCAGGCCGAGTCGATCGTGACGGCGGGGCCCTCCAGGCCCAGCGCGTAGGCGATCCGGCCGGAGATGACCGAGCCGGCGTTGCCGGTGCTCAGGTAGTCCTCGACCTCACCGGCGAGCACCGAGGGCGGCAGCTCGTCGTAGTAGTCCTGCCCGCCGCTGCCGATGAACACGCCGACCTGCTGCTTCGCCAGCGAGTGCGGGGCGATGCCACCGCGTTCGATGGTCTCCCACGCCAGCTCCAGCACCAGGCGCTGCTGCGGGTCCATGGCCAGCGCCTCACGCGGCGAGATGCCGAAGAACGGCGCGTCGAACCGGCCCGCGTCGTGGACGAAACCGCCCTCGCTGACGTAACTCGTGCCGGGCGCGTCCGGGTCGGCGTCGAACAGCGTGTCCAGGTTCCAGCCGCGGTCGGCCGGGAAGCCGCCGATCGCGTCACGGCCCTGGGCCACCAGCTCCCAGAGGTCCTCGGGCGAGCGCACGTCCCCGGGGTACCGGCAGCCCATCGCGACGATCGCGATCGGCTCGGCCCCGGCGGCCTCGACCGCGCGCAGCCGCTCCCGGGTCTCCTGGAGGTTCGCGGTCACCCGCTTCAGGTAGTCGACCAGCTTGCTTTCGTCAGTCATCTTGGGAACCCTCTTGTCGCTCCGGTGGTCCTGCTGGGTGGAATGCAGCGGATGACGCTTTCGCTTCGCTGAGTGCGGGGGAAGCGTCATCCGCTGCACCCGGCGCGGCGCTCAGGCGCCTAGCTCGTTGTCGATCAGGGCGAATAGTTCGTCGGTGGTGGCGGATTCGAGGGCGGCGCCGGCGCTGCCGCCGGCGAGCGTCTGGTGCAGCGTGGTGACCATCGCCTGCAGCCGGGCGACGATGCGGGACCGGTCGATCTCGGCCGCGTCCAGCCCGGCCGCGACGGCCTCCAGCCGGTCCAGCCCGACCTCCAGCGGAACCTCCACGACGCCCTCGCACAGCTGCGTCCACAGGTGCTCGGCCAGCGCCTGCGGGTTGACGTGGTCGAACGCGACGGTGGCCGGCAGCTTCAGCCCGGTCGTGGCGCCGAGCCGGTTGCGCAGGTCGACGGCCGTCACCGAGTCGAAGCCCAGCTCCTTGAACGCGCGGGCCGGCTCGACCGCCGAACCGGCGTCGTACCCGGCGACCACGGCGACCTGGCCGCGCACCAGCTCCAGCAGCGTCCGCTGCTGCTCGGCCGGGGTGAGCGAGGCCAGCTGTCCCTTGAGATCGCCGGTCGGCTCGGCCGGGCCGGCCTCGCCGGTGTCCGCGGCCACCTCGGGCAGCCCGCGCAGCAGCGGCCGCGGCCGGGCGAGCTGGTAAACGGGCGCGAACGCGGCCCAGTCGATGTCCGCGACCACCAGCTGGCTCTCGTCGTGGTCCAGCGCCTGGCCCAGCGCCTCGGCGGCGAGCCGCGGGTCCATCTCGGCCAACCCCATGCGGCGCAACAGATCGCTCGCCTCGGGATCGACCATGCCCCCGCCGCCCCAGGAACCCCAGGCGATCGAGGTCGCGGTCTTCCCGGCCGCACGACGGCGGCGGGCGAGCCCGTCGAGATAGGCGTTGCCCGCGGCGTACGCGGGCTGACCCGAGGTGCCCCACACGGCGGCGCCCGAGGACATCAGCACAAACGCGTCCAGCTCGGTGTCGCCGAGCAGCTCGTCGAGCAGCGCGGCACCGGTGACCTTGGCGCGCGTGGCGGCGGCGAACTCGGCCGGGGTGACGTCGGCCAGCAGCGGCTCGCCGGTCAGCACTCCGGCCGCGTGCACGACGGCGGACGGCGGGTGCTCGGCCAGCAGGGCTTCGAGCGCCGTACGGTCCGAAACATCACAAGCCGCGACGGTGACCCGCGTGCCCGAAAGCTCTTCGACCAGTTCCCGCGCGCCAGGCGCGTCGAGCCCGCGGCGGCTGGTGAGCACGAGGTGTCCGGCGCCGCGCCCGGCGAGCCAGCGGGCGATGTGCGCGCCGACCGCGCCGGTGCCGCCGGTGACCAGCACGGTGCCGCTCGGCTGCCACGGCTCGGCCGCGGTGCCGGCGAGCGGCGCCCGCACCATCCGCCGGGCGAACACGCCGGACGGCCGGAGCGCCACCTGGTCTTCACTGTCCACACCGGACACGACGGCGGCCAGCCGGGCCGCGTCGTCGGCGCCGGTCACGTCGACCAGACCGCCCCAGGTGCCCGGCCGGTCGAGCCCGGCGACCGTGCCGAGTCCCCACACCGCCGCGGCGGCCGGGTCGGCGTCGGAGAACGCGTCCACCGCGACGGCGCCGCGGGTGACGACCCAGGCCGGGGCGTCGACGGCGGCGTCCTGCAGGGCCTGCAGCAGCGTGATGGTCGCGGCCACCGGAGTGGTCAGCGCCGGGCCTTCCGGGTGCTCACGGGTGTCGAGCGCCAGCAGCGACAGCACGCCGTCGAACGGCCGGAGCGCGGTTGCCTCCGCGACCGCCTCGGCCAGCTCGGCGCGTCCGGCGGGCGCGATGACTCGCACGACGTCACCCTGCTCGGCGAGCGCATCGGCCAGCTCGGCCGCCTCGGGCACCCCGGCCGGCAGGAGCACGAGCCACGCGCCCTTGAGCCCACCGGAGACACTTCCCAGCGGGGCCCACGAAACGCGGTAGCGCCAGGAGTCCACCGTGGACAGTTCGGTCCGGCGGCCGTGCCAAGCGGCCAGCGCCGGGACGACCTCGGCGAGCGGCGCGGCTTCGACGCCGAGCCGGGCCGCGAGCGCGTCGACATCGCCACCGGTGACGTCCGACCAGAACTCCTGATCGGCCACCGGAGCGACGGCCGGCGGCTCGGCGGCGGACTCCTCCTCGAGCCAGAAACGCTTGTGCTGGAACGGATAGGTCGGCAGATCGGCCAGCCGGCCGGCGGGCACCAGCGAGGTCCAGCCGACGGAGCCGCCGCGAACCGCGTACTCGGCCATCGACGTGGCGAACCGGACCAGGCCGCCCTCGTCGCGGCGCAGGGTGCCGACGACGGCGCCGGCGTGCCCGGTCTCGTCCAGCGTCTCCTGGATGCTCATCGCCAGCACCGGGTGCGGGCTGACCTCGATGAACCGGGCGTAGCCGGCCGCGGCGAGCTTCGCGACGACCGGGGCGAAGCTGACCGTCGTGCGCAGGTTGGTGAACCAGTAATGCGCGTCCACAGTGGATTCACCGACCGGCTCTTCGTTCACCGTCGAGGTCATCGCGACGGTGCCGAGACGGGGCTCGATCGGGCCGAGGTCGGCCAGCAGCCGATCGGACAGGTGCTCGACGTGCGCGGAGTGCGAGGCGTAGTCCACCGGCACCCGCTTGGCGCGGAAGCCCTCCGCGACCAGCTCGTCCCGCAGCTGGTCGAGCGCCTCGCCGTCACCGGACAGCACGGCCGAGGTCGCGCCGTTGTCGGCGGCCAGGGAGATCCGGCCGTCCCAGGCGGCCAGGCGGTCGCGCAGGTCGGCCGCGGACAGCCCGGCGGCGAGCATCCCGCCGCCCCGGCCGCCCAGCACGTCGCCGATCGCCTTGCTGCGCAGCGCGACCACCCGGGCACCGTCCTCAAGCGACAGTGCACCCGCGACACTCGCGGCGGCGATCTCGCCCTGCGAGTGGCCGATCACCATGTCCGGTTCGACGCCGTGCGCGCGCCACAGCGCGGCCAGCGAGACCATCACCGCCCACAGCATCGGCTGCACGACGTCCACCCGGTCGGCGGGCGGCGTGCCCGGCTCCCCGCGCAGCACGGCCAGCACCGACCAGTCCACGAACTTCCGCAGCGCCGCGTCGCATTCGGCCAGCCGCTCGGCGAACACCGGCGACTGCCCGAGCAGCTCGATCGCCATGCCGGTCCACTGCGAGCCCTGGCCCGGGAACACGAACACGGTCTTGCCGCGCACGTCGGCGGTGCCGGTGACCACGTCGGGCCGCGACCCGCCGGCGGCCAGCGCGCGCAGGGCTTCGGCAGCCTGCGCGCTGTCTTCGGCGAGCACCACGGCGCGGTGGTCGAAGGACGCGCGCCCCGCGGCCAGCGTGTACGCGACGTCGTCGAGAGAACCGCTGACCTGCTTGGGAAGCTCAGTGGAAAGCTGCCCGGCGGCCTCGGCCAGCGCGGCCGGGGTCTTCGCCGAGAGCACCAGCGGGGACACGACGGACGACGGGCGCTCGTCGATCTCGCTGTCGGTCGCCTGCTCCAGGATGACGTGCGAGTTGGTGCCGCTGACCCCGAACGACGACACCGCGGCCCGGCGGGCCCGGCCCACCTCCGGCCACTCGCGCGGCTCGGTGAGCAGCTCGACCGCGCCCGCGGTCCAGTCGACGTGGGTCGAGGGCGTGCCGACGTGCAACGTGCGCGGCAGCCGGCCGTGCCGCAGCGCCTGCACCATCTTGATCACCCCGGCGACCCCGGCGGCGGCCTGCGGGTGCCCCATGTTCGACTTGATCGAGCCGAGCAACAGCGGCTCGCCCGTGGTGCGCCGGCCGTAGGTCTCCATCAGCGACTGGGCCTCGATCGGGTCGCCGAGCGCGGTGCCGGTGCCGTGCGCCTCCACAGCGTCCACATCGGACAGTGACAGGCCGGCGTCGGCCAGCGCCGCCTCGATCACGCGGACCTGCGAGGGCCCGTTCGGGGCGGAGAAGCCGTTGCTGGCGCCGTCCTGGTTCACCGCGGAGCCACGCAGCAGCGCGAGGATCCGGTGCCCGTTGCGCCGGGCGTCGGAAAGGCGCTCCAGCACGAGGACGCCGACGCCCTCGGCCCACGACGTGCCGTCCGCGTCGTCGGAGAACGACCGGCTGCGCCCGTCGGCCGCGAGCCCGCGGCGGCTGCAGAAGTCGACGAACATCTCGGGGGTGCCCATCACGGCGACGCCACTCGCCAGCGCGAGCGTGCAGTCGCCGCGACGCAGGGCCTGCGCCGCCAGGTGCAGCGCGACCAGCGAGGACGAGCACGCGGTGTCGACCGACACGGACGGGCCCTCGAGCCCGAGCGTGTAGGAGACCTGGCCGGAGACCAGGCTGCCGTCCGGGCTGCCACCGCTGTAGTCGTGGTACATCACGCCGGCGTAGACGCCCGTCGGACTGCCCTTGAGCCCGTGCGGGTCGAGCCCGGCGCGCTCGAACGCCTCCCAGGAGGCCTCCAGCAGGATGCGCTGCTGCGGGTCGGCGCGGCGCGCGTCACGCGGGCTGATGCCGAAGAAATCGGCGTCGAAATCCGGTGCGTCGTAAAGGAACCCACCGTGCCGCGTGTAGGTCTTGCCGGGGCGCTCGGGGGTCGGGTCGTACACGCCCTCGACGTCCCAGCCCCGGTCGGCGGGGAACTCCCCGATCACGTCGCGGCCCTCGTCGACCAGGTCCCACAGGTCGTCCGGCGTGCGCACGCCCCCGGGGTACCGGCAGCTCATCCCGATGATCGCGATGGGCTCGGTGTCCCTGGCCTCCAGCTCGTGCACCCGCCGGCGGGCCTGCTTCAGGTCGGCCGTCGCGCGCTTGAGGTAGTCGCGGAGCTTGTCCTCGTTCCCCATGGGTTGCCCGTTCATGAGATGCCCAATTCGTCGTCCAGCACGGCAAAAAGCTCGTCATCGGTGGCACCGCCGAGGTCTTCGGCAGCGCCTTCGGCAGCAGCGTCGTGTGCGTCGGCCCACTTGCGGACCAGTGCGTCGAGCCGGGCGGTGACCTTCGCGGTCGACCCGTTGAGCGAACCGGCGGCGCCGCCGAGCAGCGCTTCGAGCCGGTCGATCTCGGCGAGCAGCGGGTCCGCCGCGCCGCGCGCCGGGCCGAGCAGCTCGTGCAGCCGCCGCGCGAGGCGGGACGGCGTCGGGTGGTCGAAGACGATCGTCGCGGTCAGCTTCAGCCCGGTCAGGGCTCCCAGCTGGTTGCGCAGCTCCACCGAGGTCAGCGAGTCGAAACCCATCTCCTGGAACGCGCGGTCCGGCTCGACCGACGCCGCGGAGCCGAACCCGAGCACGGCCGCGACCTGATCCGCGACCACGCTCAGCAGGAACGCCTCCCGTTCGGCCTCCGGCAGCTTGCCCAGGCGAGTGGCGACCGAGCCGCCCGGGCGGGCCGCGCGTCGAGGCGCCGCCGGGCGGACCAGGCCGCGCAACGTCGGCGGCAGCGCATCCGTGCGGGCGCGCAACGCCGCGAAGTCGAGCTTTACCGGCGCCAGCACCGGTTCCCCGGCGACGAGGCAGGCGTCGAGCAGAGCCAGCGCGTCGGCCGTCGCCATCGGCGGGGTGCCGAGACGGCGCAGCCGGCGGAAGTCGGCCTCGTCGAGTTCGCCGGCCATGCCCCCGTCTTCGGCCCAGGCGCCCCAGTCCAGCGACACCGCGGCCTGGCCCTGGGCGCGACGGTGATGAGCCAGCTCGTCGAGGAACGCGTTCGCGGCGGCGTACCCGGACTGCCCGGCGGCCAGCACCGTGCTCGCCGCGGAGGAGAACAGCACAAAGGCGTCCAGGTCGCGGGTCAGCTCGTGCAGGTGCCAGGCGCCGTCGACCTTCGGGGCGAACACGCGGTCCAGCTCTTCGGCGGTGAGCGCCTCGACGCGCCCCGCGGCCGGAACCCCGGCTGCGTGCAGGACTGCGGTCAGCGGGGCGTTCGCGGGAACGCCGTCGAGCAGGCTCGCGACGGACGCGGCATCGGTGACGTCACAGCTCGCGATGGCGACCTCGGCCCCCAGCGCCGTCAGCTCCTCGCTCAGCTCGGCCGCCCCCGGCGCCCCAGCGCCACGACGGCTGGTGAGCAGCAGGCGGCGGACGCCGTGCCGGGTCAGCAGGTGCTTCGCGACCACCGCACCGAGACCGCCGGTGCCGCCGGTGATCAGCACGGTGCCGTCGGGATTCCAGCCCAGCTCGCCCGGCTGGGCGGCCGCGGCGGCGAGCCGGGGCACCAGGACCCGGCCGTCGCGCACCGCCGACTCGGGCTCCCCGGTGGCCAGTGCCGCTTCGAAGTCCGCACCGTCGATCAGCACGAACCGGCCGGGGTTCTCGGCCTCGGCCGCGCGGACCAGGCCCCACACCGGGGCGATCGCCGGGTCGACGTCCTCACCGGCCACCGAGACCGCGCCGCGTGTGACGACCGCCAGGCGCGCTTCGCCCTCCTCGGCGAGATGCTGCTGAATCGCGGCCAGCACCGACTCGGCGGCCTTGCGCGCGGCAACCGGCACCGGCCCGTCCGGAGTGGACACTTCGAAGACTTTGGCGGCCGCGGGATTTCCGGCCTCGGCAGCGGGCTCCCACCTCAAGTGGAAGAGCGAAGTCGGCGCCAGCTTGTCGAGTGAGACCGGGCGGGCGGCCAGCGACTCGACCGACAGCACCGGGCCGCCGGTGGCGTCGGCGATCTGCAGCGTGATCGTGTCGGCCCCGGTCGGCGACACCCGCACCCGCAACGCCGAAGCGCCCGTCGAATGCAGCGTCGTGCCGCTGAAGGCGAACGGCAGCATCGGCCGGGCCTCACCGTCCCGCGGCGCCGGGCCGAGCAGCTGCGCGTGCATCGCGGCGTCGAGCAACGCCGGGTGCAGGCCGTAGTCGCGGGCCTCGGCGCCCTCGGGCAGGGCGACTTCGGCGTACACGTCATCGCCGTCGCGCCACATCGCGCGCAGGCCCCGGAAGGCCGCGCCGTAGTCGTATCCCAGCTCGGCGAGCACCGAGTACGGGTCGGCCAGCTCCACCTCGACGGCGCCGGCGGGCGGCCACTCGGTGAGGTCGAACGACGGCGTCACGGCCTCGTTGCTCACGAACCCGGTGGCGTGCCGGGTCCAGGCGTCCTCGCCGTCGGGTCGCGAATGGACAGTGACGCGCCGGCGTCCGGTGTCCTCGGCAGCTTCCACAGTGACCTGAAGCGCCGCGCCCGCGCCCTCGGCGAGAGTCAGCGGCGCCTCCATCGTCAGCTCTTCGAGGCGCGTGCAGCCGACCTCGTCCGCCGCGCGGTGGGCCAGCTCGACAAACGCGGTGCCGGGCAACAGGATCGTGCCGAGCACTACGTGATCGGCCACCCACGGCACGGTTTCCGCGGACAGCCGCCCGGTCAGCACCACGGCGCCGGTGTCGGGCACGCGGACGACGGCACTGAGCATCGGGTGCCCGGCGGGCAGCTGGCCGTGGTCACCGGCGTCCCCGGTCACGCTCGTGACCGGCAGCCAGTAGCGGGTGCGCCGGAAGGCGTAGGCCGGCACTTCGACACGGCGGGCACCGGCGTAAAAAGCGCTCCAGTCCACCGGAATCCCACGGGTGTGCAGGGTCGCGAGCGCGGTGACCACGGTGCGGGCCTCGTCCCGGTCGGCGCGCTGGGCCGGGACGAAGGCCAGTGCCTCGTCGTCCAGCGCGGTCCGGCCGGCGGCGGTGAGCACGGCGCCGGGCCCGACCTCGAGGAAGGTCTCGACCCCCTCGCCGGCCAG includes the following:
- a CDS encoding type I polyketide synthase, which codes for MGHLMNGQPMGNEDKLRDYLKRATADLKQARRRVHELEARDTEPIAIIGMSCRYPGGVRTPDDLWDLVDEGRDVIGEFPADRGWDVEGVYDPTPERPGKTYTRHGGFLYDAPDFDADFFGISPRDARRADPQQRILLEASWEAFERAGLDPHGLKGSPTGVYAGVMYHDYSGGSPDGSLVSGQVSYTLGLEGPSVSVDTACSSSLVALHLAAQALRRGDCTLALASGVAVMGTPEMFVDFCSRRGLAADGRSRSFSDDADGTSWAEGVGVLVLERLSDARRNGHRILALLRGSAVNQDGASNGFSAPNGPSQVRVIEAALADAGLSLSDVDAVEAHGTGTALGDPIEAQSLMETYGRRTTGEPLLLGSIKSNMGHPQAAAGVAGVIKMVQALRHGRLPRTLHVGTPSTHVDWTAGAVELLTEPREWPEVGRARRAAVSSFGVSGTNSHVILEQATDSEIDERPSSVVSPLVLSAKTPAALAEAAGQLSTELPKQVSGSLDDVAYTLAAGRASFDHRAVVLAEDSAQAAEALRALAAGGSRPDVVTGTADVRGKTVFVFPGQGSQWTGMAIELLGQSPVFAERLAECDAALRKFVDWSVLAVLRGEPGTPPADRVDVVQPMLWAVMVSLAALWRAHGVEPDMVIGHSQGEIAAASVAGALSLEDGARVVALRSKAIGDVLGGRGGGMLAAGLSAADLRDRLAAWDGRISLAADNGATSAVLSGDGEALDQLRDELVAEGFRAKRVPVDYASHSAHVEHLSDRLLADLGPIEPRLGTVAMTSTVNEEPVGESTVDAHYWFTNLRTTVSFAPVVAKLAAAGYARFIEVSPHPVLAMSIQETLDETGHAGAVVGTLRRDEGGLVRFATSMAEYAVRGGSVGWTSLVPAGRLADLPTYPFQHKRFWLEEESAAEPPAVAPVADQEFWSDVTGGDVDALAARLGVEAAPLAEVVPALAAWHGRRTELSTVDSWRYRVSWAPLGSVSGGLKGAWLVLLPAGVPEAAELADALAEQGDVVRVIAPAGRAELAEAVAEATALRPFDGVLSLLALDTREHPEGPALTTPVAATITLLQALQDAAVDAPAWVVTRGAVAVDAFSDADPAAAAVWGLGTVAGLDRPGTWGGLVDVTGADDAARLAAVVSGVDSEDQVALRPSGVFARRMVRAPLAGTAAEPWQPSGTVLVTGGTGAVGAHIARWLAGRGAGHLVLTSRRGLDAPGARELVEELSGTRVTVAACDVSDRTALEALLAEHPPSAVVHAAGVLTGEPLLADVTPAEFAAATRAKVTGAALLDELLGDTELDAFVLMSSGAAVWGTSGQPAYAAGNAYLDGLARRRRAAGKTATSIAWGSWGGGGMVDPEASDLLRRMGLAEMDPRLAAEALGQALDHDESQLVVADIDWAAFAPVYQLARPRPLLRGLPEVAADTGEAGPAEPTGDLKGQLASLTPAEQQRTLLELVRGQVAVVAGYDAGSAVEPARAFKELGFDSVTAVDLRNRLGATTGLKLPATVAFDHVNPQALAEHLWTQLCEGVVEVPLEVGLDRLEAVAAGLDAAEIDRSRIVARLQAMVTTLHQTLAGGSAGAALESATTDELFALIDNELGA